In Bdellovibrionales bacterium, the genomic stretch ATTCGTATGCACAAATACAGTAATCGACCTTGCGACGGATTTGTCTTTTCTGAGCTTCTCTGTCGCCGTATGCACGTGGTTGGCGATGGATTCTCGAATTTCTTCTTTTGCACGAATCGGTTTACCAAATGAGCGACTCGAACAGATGGTTTTCTTTTCCTTTACAAGCTGTTCAAGATCGATGCAGGAGTTGCCCCTTAGCTCTTCGGTGATTCTTCGCCCAACAATCGTGAGTTGTTTTTGTATCAGGTGTGCGTTGGCGTCGCGAAGATCTTTTGCCGTGTAGATCCGAAGATCGTTTAGTTTTTTCGTCGATTGGCGCCCAATACCCCAAACGTCCTGAACTAAAAACTTTGCAAGCTCTCGCTCTTGGATCGAGCGATCTAAAATCGAAAATACACCCTGAGATGTTGCTTTGTTTTTCTTAGAAATCCGATTGGCCACTTTGGCGAGCACCTTCGTAGGGCCGATTCCAATCGAAACAGGGATTCCTGTCTGTTTAAGAACGTCGGCTCGGATCGCTCTTACGTAGCTCAGAAGGTCGCGTGTTTTGAAGCCTGATAAATCCAAAAAGGCCTCATCGATCGAATAAACTTCCATATCAGGCGTATATTCCTTGAGGATGTTCATCACACGGCGGCTCATGTCGCCGTACAAGGTGTAGTTGGAAGAGAACACGTGGACTTTGTGCCTCTTTACAAGGTCTTTGATCTGGAAATAAGGTGCGCCCATTTCGATACCAAGGGCTTTTGCTTCGTCTGTTCGCGCCACTGTACAGCCATCGTTGTTGGAAAGCACGATCACCGGTTTACCTTCGAGATTGGGGTCAAACACCCTCTCGCACGAGCAATAAAACGAATTGCAATCCACGAGGGCAATGATTTTGTCCGTCTTCAATCAAACCTCATGCGGATGGAGTGCTTCAAAACACCCCAGATCTTAAAATCCATCTCTTCGGTCACTTCGATCGGTTTGTATTTTGGGTTCTCAGCCTTCAAAAAGACCTTCCCGCCGTTTTTAATGAGACGCTTGAGGGTGAACTCGCCGTTGAGATGCGCGAGCACTATGGAGTTGTGGTGAGCCTCTAAGGACCTATCGATGATGATCAGGTCTTTTTCGTAAATACCTGCGCCAACCATGGAGTCACCTTTAACCCACGCCATAAAAGTGGCCGACGGCTTAGAGATCAGAAAGGCATTGAGGTCGAGTGGCTTGTCAATGTAGTCATCCGCAGGCGATGGGAAGCCCGCGCTGACGGGGTTGCCCATAAGAAGAACCACGTTACTTTCGATTTTTTTGGATTTGATCAGTTGCAAGCTCATACTGTGACAATAACACTCTCCGTTGGGGCTGTCAGTTGGAGGCTAAAGCTTTTTCAGATTTAAATCAGTCAGGTTTAAATTGTTGCAACGCTTCAGATCTAGTTATTTAGTGAGGTAATCAAGATAAGTGTTGTCAATGATAAAATTCATGCAGTGAAATTAGCCAAATGTTACTGCCTTGAGAGGATAATTTGACACTTTTAATGGCGTATAGGCCACCTTCTGTTTCGAGTTGCTTGTAGCTCGAAGCTAACCCTTCATTAATCATAAAAAAACCACTATTTGTAGATTCTGATACTGCTCGTAGTCCACCTTCAACTATCCCGCCGTGAAGCAAACATTCAACATCAACTTCCGCTAGCCAAACATAAGCATCATTCGCCTCGAGAAAGGTAGTTTGCGCTCCATCATCATCGTATTCGGCTGGTTTTGTATGCAGAGTTCCGTGCGTTTTAAATTGATCTCCTGAAATCGGATACAAAAATAATCTATGGAAGACGATCATATCTTCACGTGGAGTATTGGTGTCGGCGTTATAATTATGAACAGCTTGCAAAATTATTTTTTGAAAATTTATTTTCTCGGCGTCTGTTATTGCAGAATCTATGATCTCAACAAGAAACCCACCAGCAGCAACACGAATTTTGATAGCAGCATTCGGCAAAATCGATTTAATAATTTGAGAAAGCTTAGGTGAGATTTTCAAAGATAGACTTTTATCATTCATATTAAACCACCAAAAAATTTTTTTTGAACATCCGTAAATAATTGAATCATAGTACTTAGCTCACTTCCAAAATTTCTTTTAATTTGCTGACTCGGATCTCTATACCTATCCTCAATCCAATTTCCTTTTTTTGGCAAATTTTGACGAAAAAGATCGAACTCTAAATCATTTACCAAATCAAGCACATCATACTGTAGTGTTTTTGATAGATCGTAAATACCGTGTCCGAACCTATGCTTTGGATTAAGATTTTTGGCTGTGCTTAATGGATAATTATCAACTAGCCATGATATGTGGGTACCGGGCTGCTTGTGATTGTGGCTTACAAATTTAAAATACCTAGATATACAGTATATATCTTTTAAGAAACATTCGATACTTATAAGTAGCGCATAGTAAGCATCTCTTTCGTAACCATGAATTTGCTGTAATACTTTTACTAAATTTAAATGACTGCGGTAGGCGGGGAAATACCCCTCTTCGCCAGAAAAATAAATACCTGTTTGCGGTAGACTTTGTCTTAACGTATTTTTTAAATCTACAAAACCAGAACTATTGATCATTTATTTCCTCAAGCTAAAGATTATCAATGATTCAGCCCTCATCTAGTGTCTATGCGTTAAATCTGTTGGGTAACATCTTTCGATGAGAGCGGCATACCAAAATATAATTTATCCAAATTGGAATTTCTCTATTTTTGTTCACTGCTTACTATAGTCAAATGTGAGGCTTTAGGATGTTCGTCTTTATTTTCTTTAGCCTTGAGTTTTGTTAACTCACGTCGAGATTTAATTTCTTTGATCCATTTATCAAGCGAATCTAAGTGCGATTGCGCATCGTCGGGACTAGGATATGGCTCGTTTATTTCGCTTGGCTCGTCGTGACCATCACGCCATTTTGAGCACGTTCCCATCCCCAGCAGCACAGCGTCGTAGTCTGATGGCACAACATCGACAAGCTTTAGGCGCTGAGTTTGGATGGGGCGCTCAACTCGATTAATGACATCATTCAGTAAAACCCCCTCGATGGCCCGTTCCCATGCCTCTTGTAAACGGCCATAAAAAGCTGCGACTTGAACCCCGTACTCATAATCGGTAGCACTTTTATGTATAGAATTTATTTTTTGTATGTCGTTTCTTAACGCTTTAATTCTTTGTTCTGCCGTCATGCCTCCCCACGGAAGGCCTTCAACGCAAAATCCGGGCACACTACCTTTACGCAAAATATGAACATCGGCGCGAGCCATTCGCCCCTGACGGGAATACACTTCGTTTAGGAGCATTACAAAGGCAATGTCATGAGTGAAAATTACAACTTGCCGATCTACTGCCTCTTTCATCAATCTTTCGGCGACTTTACGCCGTCTAGTGTGATCCAAAGAAGAAACAGGGTCGTCAAAAATCAATGCAGAACGGGAGGGCTCGGTAGCAAGCTCTGATAAGAAACACGCAAGTGCGATAGACCGATGCTCGCCCTCGCTTGCAATATCATCAACACTAAATGGAGAAGTTCCAGAGGATTCTAAACCAATCTTGTAGCGTAGTGATCCTTTTGCTCCACCCACAGGATCAAAGCTAATCGGCAAAGTAGTCATACCAAGCGCTTTAAGCTCAGCAGAGAACCGGTCACGAAGTACCCCAGTAATAACTGTTTTACTGAGTTCTGTATTTTTTGCGGTGATGCCGGTTGTGTTTGTATCTTTCAACGCAGCTTCAAAAAGCTTTCGACGTTTAAGACGATGAACTTCAGCAATAATTTCGTCCTTGTGTTTCAAAACAAGCTGCCGCGCCTGTAATTCGGCGAGTTGTTTTTTGCGTTTAGCAACCTCGTCAGCGATATCAAGATTGTCGAGCTCAGTAGCTTTTTTATTTAAATCTAAAGAAAGTGTCTTCAATTCCTCTACACCTGATTTCGGGAGAACATTCTCTGTTTTCTCCCAGTCGTTTTTATCAAGGCAATGAAGCACACTGTCTTTTCTAATACGAACGCAATCTAAAAAATACGAGACAAGTGATTTCGCCTCAGCACTAATTTCTCCTAGTTCGGCCATCAGAATCGAGTCCGTAGGAAAGGTGACAGCGAGAGATTCTAACTCGGTTTTAGCTTGGGCCAATACTTGCTCTGCCGCTTTAGCCGATGTCTGCGTGGCTTGTTTTACAAATTCATCAAAACTACGAAGCCTTTCGCAAGCCTCATCTGAAAGCTCTTGATGGCACAAAACGCAAAGGGCTTCGCCGTGAGTGACAGGGAAGCTCTCGGATGGATATGCCTGACTTACTGAATATGCTCGAGCTGCGGCCCATAAAAGCTTCCAAGGATCGGACCCGACACCATCGAGAGGATCGTCTTTAAAGGTGTTACTCGATGCGATGGATGCAGCCTTTTGCTTTGAAGTTGCATCGACTTGTTTTTCTCGCAAACGCGATACGGCAAAGTCATTCAGTGCAATTTCAGTTTTTTCTATTCGCCCAGCAAGTTCTGTAAATTTTGTTGCCTTTAAACGATACTCTTTAGCGAGCTTCTTCGGATCAGAAACTTCCAATTGCATCAACTGTTTTTGAAGCTCTGGTGTATTATAGGCCTCGATGGCGGCATCCTTCGCGACTTTTTCAATTCCATCGATATTAGTCTCTGAATTAAGTCCGGCAACTGCCTTACCAGCGCTCGTATCTTGGTTGAAACCCACAAAATTCTGTTTTTTAGAATCGAGTTTTTTAATTTCGTTTTGAACAGCATTGGCTACTAGTTCACTGGCTTGAGCGAGTTTTGCGAAAACATCAAGACCGGCAGGAGTGAATGCAACATCTGTGTTCTCGGTGACATAGGTTGAAGCGCACAATGAATCGAAAACACTCACAGCCGATAGAGCCGCAGGACCAGACACTCCTTCACTCCATTTTACCATTTCGGATTTATTACCAATCTGAAAATGAATCGTTGCAGAGGCAGGAGGCTGCGAGCCTTGCGCCAATGCATTCGGCGTTACAGGAGAACCTGCGCCCCGTGCACGACATACACGCTTTAAGACCCGAGCATAGCCAGACTTCCCTGCGGCATTATCACCGTAAATGACCGTGATACCCGTTGGCGACAGGAGCAGTTTTTGATTTTGCGCAAGACCATTGATTCCACATGTGTCTTCGATAGATTTTATCGCAACTGCCCCATTGGTAGCAGCCGATTGTGTGACATGTGCCGCCGTCAATGGCATTGCATCTATTTTTGGCTTGTCAGGGGTTTCTATCCCTTGCTCTTGAAGGCAAATTTGAATGAGTTCAGCAATGTCGAGCTGAGACAACTTTTCCTGTGTTATGATTCGTCGTAAACAGTCGCGCTGCCATATTGGCCGCTTCTCCGACCATTCAAGAATAGACATATAAATACTCACTCAAAGCCCCCCTAAATTGTCCTGAGTCCCGCGCCAGAACAGCGTAAGAGGGTATCGCCAACACTTTTATAGTCAAGTTTTTGGAGGTCGATGAGTTGCGTAAAAATAGGACAACTGTGATATTTTGCTAGAGGGAGTGCTATCTCTTTAAGCACCCCCTCTTATCCTCGCATTATTTGAGTAGCCGCAGCTTAACTACGCGGTTGGCGGTGTCTACCGCAGGGCCAGTTGGCCGAAGATGCTGATCGATCCCGTCGAGCTTTTCATGCGTTGTCCGATGGTGCGTCACATTTTCTTCACGAAGCTTGATAACTTCTTCTCGGGTCTTTTCGTGGTTGATCTGTTCATTGGTTCGACATTCAAGATCTTTTATACGACGTAACAAGGGCAAGTTTCTCTCGCATGTCTTTAGATAATTAACGTAGATCGCCGTCGTATCCGAGCCACTATCCGTGTTCAGCTTGTGACCCAACAATACTGATTGTAATTCTTTTCGCTCGACACCATGGTAATTGACCTCAACGTAAGTGCCCCACATGTTGCGTAACAAATGCGCTGTGAAGTTACTAACTTTCTCTTCGAGATTTAACACCGCATCTAAGTCTGCGTTGATACCAAAAAGATCGATCATAACTCCTGATAGGTGATGAGCTATGGTTTGAGTCCCAAATGGCAACAGGGGGTCACCATGTTTTATGCCTCGTCGATGCTTGTAAAACATGATGATGTCTTCACAGACCGTTGGCAGAACGCCTAAGTAAGTGAGATCATTTTTTCGATTCCCATTAATAAAAAACGTAAGCATCGTGTCCTCGGTCAAAGGAAGATGCTGTTTCAAAGGTTTGAGTTGCTCTGGGAGCCACCACAAACCACCGGCTACTTTCTTCGGAAAAATACAATTCGGACTGTATAAATTTAAGTCCGTTGGTTCTCGATCCAACCAAATGAACTCCGCAAGCTCACTGTAAATCCTGAAACCACCTCCACAGAGAAGAGCTACACTTGCAAGATAATCAAGCTCGCGTTCCTCATCGCTATTGAACTGTTCATTCCTAAGAGTTAAAAGCCCACCGACGCGAAACTTTCCATCTACGCGCTTCTTGGCCCCTTTCTTTTTGTTAGCGCATACTTCACCGTAAGCCTGTTCGCATAGATATTGGGTCAAATGTTCGATGTGACTTGATTTAACCAAATGAGATTTTTTTCCGATTTTGGAGCTTGAACCATTGTAAAACGTAGAGACAGCATAATAGTCGTTTTTAAGTTTACTAAAAAATACTGGCCAACTGCACGGACCATTCGCAAAAGCCACTGAGTATTCCGCAATATTAAATTTTGACAATGGACCGTCGGAGGTGTTGTCGTTAAGCGATTTAAACTTGTTCTTGAAAACTTCCCACGTTTCCTTCTCGCAAAAGGTTAACCTTTCGTCGCCTGCGCCAGTCATTGTTAAACAGTCGCCAAGGGCCTTTATACTTTTTAAATAGCTTGACCCTTTTTTAACTTGGGAGGCCCTAACGAGAACGGTGATGAAGTCAGAGGGGAATAAGTACCTAAAGTCAAAATCACGTTCTGAAGAACCAAGAGCAGCAATGATTACTCTAAATAGACCGAGTGGACTATTCAGCGATTTTTCTTCGTACCCCAACTGCTCCATCAATGGCTTTTCTATTCTTACCTTGAAGTAAGCTCGCTGAGATTCGGTTAATATTGCTATAGGCTGCTCTTGAAGATCCTCAAAAAGTGCAGGCAACTCCAAATTGTATTCTTTAGCTAACCATCGAAAAAAGGGTTTGGAACAACTAAATTCGGTTCGATTAAATCGAGCGCCAATCACAGAAACGATTTTTTTAAAAAGGCCCTCGCTCAAAACATCATCAATATTATTGATTCCGGCACAAAACATCGCTTTCCGTGCAGAACTGATAACACTTCTGCCATGTTCGGTGCCGTAAGCGTCGCCGAACTTTTTAAACAGTGCCTCAATCTCAATAGACTGGAGGGAATACTTTGCCCTTCGAGACCGAGTAGGATTGGATGAAGTTTCAAAAATAAAACTACTCAGTCGTCCTATCTTTGACAATGTCGCCGCGTTGATCGGCTCCTCATGTTTTGTTCGACGAAATTCTTCAATAATCTTGGGCTCCATGAAGCGCAGCCTCATCGACCAAGGGTCTTGAAGATGGTTGAGGCCGGTCTTCGGATCGCCTCCGTGGTTTTTCTTGAGCCATGGAATATATGTCGTACGCAGAGCACTAAAAGTTTGGTCGCGGGTGCTGTCGGCGAAGCAAGTATCAATAGCTTTTTTTAAATCGCCAAGGGTCAGGGAGTTGTACTCAGCATCTGACTTCACCTTCGGCACAAGCGAATTGCGGAGTTCACAGATCCGATAATTGATCGCGGCCAACACGTCCTTAACCGGCTCGTTGTCTGGAATTTCAAAACTGTGGCTTTCAAGAAAACTCTCCAGTTGTTCCGGCTTGAGACGACCGGTAAGGCCAAATTTCTCATTTTGAATCGAATGCCAGATTTGCTGGAACCAATCACCCTTGAATCTGCGGGTATTTTTCATCTCTTTTATTTCATTTCCCTTGTCATTACACATATTTATTCTCCCTATTTATATTATAATTGATTTGACGCATTATTTCCACAAATCTTAGAAGTTTTGGGCGACGAAATTTTGGAAATTTAACTTGAAATTTATCTCTAAAAGATTGATTTTGCTCAACTTTGCTAATCTCTGCTTGGCTTTGCTCGGAGATATCATCCCATAATTTTGAAATCTTAAAAGATCAATGAAATTAGTAGCTTGCAGAGAGCCTCCTAACAGAGCAAATCCGAACACTTCTATATTAGAAAGCACTGCCTGTCTAAAAATTGGACACCGCCGTCGCAGCCTTTTGAGACGCTTTCTTCTCCTGTTTGCGTTGTCGCTTAATCGAACCTAGCTCTTCTAGGCGCTGCATGAGTTGGCCAAGTTGAAGGAACGTAAGATGACCCACCAGCGGCGGTACTGGCCCACCAAACTCCTCTATAACCTCGTCAAGACGTCTGCGAAACGTGTAGATGCTTTGTCGAAAGTTAATCCGCTCCATACACTCTTCAAAACTCAACAGCTTATGTCCGTACTCACCAAAAACTGAAAAGCTTTGCTCTTCTTTTAACTTTTCTTCTCGATCTCGTTTCTCCATGGTTAGCCCCCTTTGTTTTAATAATAAGCACCTTCGTGCATCTGGGGGAGGGTTTACCAATTCGCAGAACCAACTCTTGGCTTAGTTGGATTTTTTTTCAAAAATGAGGGATTTTTTTATCGTGAAGCTTTGGTGCCCAGTAAGCGAGCAGTATTGGGCATAACTTTGTTGAGGCCCGAGAGAATGTCGATTCTTTGTTGAATCGCGGGTGTTTGCATTTGCTCGGGCTCGACTTGACCTAAAAGCTAAAAAATAACCTTGTACCGTTTCCTGAGTGCCTTTGCGATGCGCTCCCGAACCGTCCATGCAACTCTCCTGTTACCGACGCCGAGCACGTTTCCCAAGCGATGTGTCCTATCGGTATCATTGAGGGGGGTGATGACAATAGTGAGAAGGAGGCTTCCCACAAATACCTCACAAAATATTTGCTGCTTTGTGACAGCAACTTCGAGCATCTTCAATTCACCGAGACAGTTTCGCATTTTTTCTGAATGCTCGATCATTTTGAACGGAGTATTTAGGTTTCTTATTAATATGTCTTCGTGAACGATAGTCCATTCGTCATTAAAGTGCTCCGTCAATTCAAAACTAGGAACGTCTTTAGCTGCTCTCAATCGGGCCTCCTCCTGACGAGCACCCATGAAAAGTCCGATCCACCTATCAAAAGCTTTTATAGCGTTCATATTTCTGCTGATACTGATACTTGGATTCTGAATGAAATGAATGATGGCGAAGCTAGCTGAGCTATTCTCAAAGTATTTTTTCAATACTCCATAATTTTTAAAAATTAAGATCGCAATCTCTTTATTTCTAGCAGTACCTTTCGACAGATCAAAACGGTGACGTAAAAACTTTTGTGAGCAGATAAGATTTATGAATTCCTCTCGCTTTTTGGGCTCTTTCGGCACGTATAGATGAGGGAAATAAACAAGTGGGGCTGAAATATGGATGGCGGGGAAAGTTCTACGCGTTCCAAGCTGAAGAAGTTTCCACCAGTTGCCGAACGCAACTTTCAAATCGTTTATGCCTAAAGATTGTAAATCGCTCCAGTCCTGATGTGCGGAACTATCGTATGTTTGTAAATACATAAGAGAATAAAACAGACGCAAGCCTACCTTTTTAAGGCTTCTGCCAGCTATAAGCTCACCAAGCATCGTTTCTACAAGTGATGAGCTAAAATAACCCTCGCGCAGCCCGTAGGCTAAAACCGAAAGAGACGCTGGGCAAATTTTATCAAGTTGAATTATCCTCTCATGCTTTAAACGCTTACATAGCCAGTAAACGTGAAAACCATCTTTTACATATTTGGAACAGAAACCCAATCCCTCTTTTTCCATTAGGAATAAAAAATACTTTTCAATTTTCTTTAAGAAAATACCGTACCTTTGTAAACCTCTTCTGATTTTCCAAGCAACAGGAAATGGGGTGCGGCCAGATCTCCAAAAATCTCTCATGTCATCGTAGCTTGTACCAAATAAACAATTTCCTCTTCGCAAAGTCGATAGCTTCCGTCCAAAGTTAAGGCTTACATGCGAAAAATATCCTCCGTCGAAATCTATATAGGCTCGCCATCTAGTGATTTTGCTCTGCTCTAAAGTCGTTACCTGTAGTACGTAAAGGTTGTATTCTTTAAAAAAGACAGTCGCGTGTGCATAATTTCCCTCCTCAAAACTAAATTGATCGATGATTTGATCTTGTGTGATCTCGGAACTGCCACGATATCTAATATATCCTGCGTATTTTAAGTGTGAACCCATAACTTTATATAAATGGAACTTGGCCAAATAGATGACTGGAGATTTCTTCAGCTTCATGTTGGTCTAATAGGCCTTCGTATCGGTAGACCTCGTAACTTCTCTCAAACCATATCCAAGTAGGCGTGCAGGTAATTTTAAAATGGTCCACGATTTCGCTATTGATGTAAATGGGCACTGTGCATTGATCCACCCAGCTCTTTGTCAATTGGTGCTCACAGAACGTGTTATTCTGACAGAAAAGAATGCAAAATTGGTCATGGCAGTCGAGTTCCATGAGAATGTAATCTAGCAAGCAGCTTAATCGATCCGTCTCCCATAAAAGCGAATTTTTGAACCTACTAACCTTAGGAATCGAAACTCCAGAATTAAATTTAATGATCTGTGCCATTCAGCCTCCAACTTTATAGGCTGACATATAAGATTTAGTGAAAACGATAGCTATAGCAATTCATACTTACGGAACTGATTCGTAAGGCTGATCAGTCAGCAGGTGGATTTTTTTGATGATTTATCTGAAAAGATCTCTAAATTTATCTATTAAGCTTTTCTTCTTTGTCGCAAGCACGTCCGTGAACTCAGGCTTAAAATCAGAGTAACGCTCGACTGCATCGCTGGAAACGACCACAGAGCAAAATTGAGACAGACAAAACACGGCACTTCTGAACATAAAGATCTGCTTTAAATCCGAGCCGTCATGCCCAGCATTTAGTACCTGAAAGGGAATTCCGAAGTTTGCGATTAGATCTTGTTTGCTTTGACCAATGTAAACAGGACTGGTCGTCCGTGGCTCGTCTCCGTTTGAATTTATTAAGGGCGCAGGTCTTTCTTCCCTTGTTAAACTGATCTCAAAGAGCCTCTTACATTCGTAGCTACCGTTAAGCTTTTGGCATTCACTACGCTTGGGCTCAACGGACGTTTCATATTTAGAACAGCTTTGGTCCCTCTGGCAAAGAAGGTCAAATTCTTTGAAAGCTGCTTGGGTTGATTTTTCGCGTGCGACATGCTCATCAACATCTACCCCAACACCGCATACCAAATAGGTGTTACCTCTTTTTTGGCTAATGGATTCAGTGCAGAACCAGTCTGCTTTTATGGTAAACGAAATAAGAAAGAGTGTTGATATTATCATCAGTTAGATGTCGAAATCTAAATCATATTGACCCGATTTATATTCCGGCCATGTAAATTTACACTCTTTTGTGGAGTATTGTGGGCCGCATAGAAACGTTTTTACTCTTGCGATCACACAAAAGGAGATTTTGACTTTACCACTGCCATCGTGTGGCTTTTGAGGACAAATGGCGGTCACTGCAGCCATGGCATTTCCCATCGCGTAATAGATACCTACCTGATTGCCTAAATCTATTTTGGGTGCATTAGGGGTTATCAATATAGCATCGGGCTTGTAATCTTTTAATAATTTTAAAGCAGTTGGATATTTATCTATGCCACATCTTGAGTAATATTCTCTATTGATAAGTTCTACTTTACCTTCGACGGTACCTGCGCCCCAAGAGTTCATAAAGCATGAATAGCCTCCATGGCTTTGATGATACCAAGTGCATGTTTTTCCAGATTCACATGATTTCCATTTTTCTTGGTTTACAAAAGGAGTTCCAATATATTTTTGAAGCTTATTTATTTCCTGACCTAAAAACTCTGCTTCTTCAAAGTATTCTTTTGGTTTTATTTCTTTTTTAAAAATATTTTTGATACTTGAAGTATCTGCCAAACCATCCTTTGTTTTTTTGCATCCCGATAAAGATAAAATAATGGAAGCACACAAAATTATTTTTAGAAAAAGATCCATCTAATACCCCACTTAGTATTTAATTTAATTTACCTTAAGACGCTCACCAGCCATTTGACAGCTTAACGATTTCATATTGGTAGTGGTCGCGACTGCATTGTTGAACAGAAACATCTGGCTTTGAGAAGTAGCTGTCACTCTTTGTTTCATACTCAAAAACTGCACACCAATCATTAACCAAAAATCCACCGAAGCTATTGGCTGCACGCACTGTTGATACCACTAGAAACTTTTCTCCTTTTTCAGTCTTCTTCTTGTCTACGACTTTTACGTTACTGAACGTTGCGGAGACAGGATCTTTCAAAACCTCTTTTATTAGTTGCTCCGAGAAATCTTCTGGGCGCGGACCGGAAGTTATATTGAAAGCAGATTGTGAATTGGGCCAAATTAGGTAACTAACAGACTTGTACATTGTGTAAACGGCAAAAATAACCGCAGAGAGAGTAAGGAAGCCTACAATAGGGTTTTGCGTTTCATTTTTTTTCTCAGGCTCCGTGCCTTTACTACTTTCGACATCTTTTTTTTCTGATACTACAGGCTCACTCATTTTATTTTCTCCACTTTAATCTTTTTGCTTCTATCAAAAACAATCCGCTGAACTCTGCGCTGTCTTCGACATCAAAAATCTCACCAACTCTAGAGGCTGGGATTAAATTTGATGGTTTTCCCGTCATTATGTATTGGTAATCAGCCTTTAGCGCCTCAGTCAGTTTAAGCACGGCCTCAGGACTTGCAGGTGTAGCTCCATTTATCCAGCCTGAAATTACCGAG encodes the following:
- a CDS encoding Y-family DNA polymerase; translated protein: MKTDKIIALVDCNSFYCSCERVFDPNLEGKPVIVLSNNDGCTVARTDEAKALGIEMGAPYFQIKDLVKRHKVHVFSSNYTLYGDMSRRVMNILKEYTPDMEVYSIDEAFLDLSGFKTRDLLSYVRAIRADVLKQTGIPVSIGIGPTKVLAKVANRISKKNKATSQGVFSILDRSIQERELAKFLVQDVWGIGRQSTKKLNDLRIYTAKDLRDANAHLIQKQLTIVGRRITEELRGNSCIDLEQLVKEKKTICSSRSFGKPIRAKEEIRESIANHVHTATEKLRKDKSVARSITVFVHTNPFKNVPQYYNSATVELMSGSSSTLKLIRQSSLALDAIFREGFEYKKCGVILNDLAPKRDAQLDLFGSADSLRDDTLMETMDAVNAREGKGTLKPAACGINQFWKMRSEMRSQAFTTRWGELLRVK
- a CDS encoding S24 family peptidase; the protein is MSLQLIKSKKIESNVVLLMGNPVSAGFPSPADDYIDKPLDLNAFLISKPSATFMAWVKGDSMVGAGIYEKDLIIIDRSLEAHHNSIVLAHLNGEFTLKRLIKNGGKVFLKAENPKYKPIEVTEEMDFKIWGVLKHSIRMRFD
- a CDS encoding AAA family ATPase encodes the protein MSIYMSILEWSEKRPIWQRDCLRRIITQEKLSQLDIAELIQICLQEQGIETPDKPKIDAMPLTAAHVTQSAATNGAVAIKSIEDTCGINGLAQNQKLLLSPTGITVIYGDNAAGKSGYARVLKRVCRARGAGSPVTPNALAQGSQPPASATIHFQIGNKSEMVKWSEGVSGPAALSAVSVFDSLCASTYVTENTDVAFTPAGLDVFAKLAQASELVANAVQNEIKKLDSKKQNFVGFNQDTSAGKAVAGLNSETNIDGIEKVAKDAAIEAYNTPELQKQLMQLEVSDPKKLAKEYRLKATKFTELAGRIEKTEIALNDFAVSRLREKQVDATSKQKAASIASSNTFKDDPLDGVGSDPWKLLWAAARAYSVSQAYPSESFPVTHGEALCVLCHQELSDEACERLRSFDEFVKQATQTSAKAAEQVLAQAKTELESLAVTFPTDSILMAELGEISAEAKSLVSYFLDCVRIRKDSVLHCLDKNDWEKTENVLPKSGVEELKTLSLDLNKKATELDNLDIADEVAKRKKQLAELQARQLVLKHKDEIIAEVHRLKRRKLFEAALKDTNTTGITAKNTELSKTVITGVLRDRFSAELKALGMTTLPISFDPVGGAKGSLRYKIGLESSGTSPFSVDDIASEGEHRSIALACFLSELATEPSRSALIFDDPVSSLDHTRRRKVAERLMKEAVDRQVVIFTHDIAFVMLLNEVYSRQGRMARADVHILRKGSVPGFCVEGLPWGGMTAEQRIKALRNDIQKINSIHKSATDYEYGVQVAAFYGRLQEAWERAIEGVLLNDVINRVERPIQTQRLKLVDVVPSDYDAVLLGMGTCSKWRDGHDEPSEINEPYPSPDDAQSHLDSLDKWIKEIKSRRELTKLKAKENKDEHPKASHLTIVSSEQK
- a CDS encoding helix-turn-helix transcriptional regulator → IVDALPMGKIKSKGRKPKPSMVFSKNLKKLLGEHKMTLRQAADIVGTSPSVISGWINGATPASPEAVLKLTEALKADYQYIMTGKPSNLIPASRVGEIFDVEDSAEFSGLFLIEAKRLKWRK